In Mycolicibacterium alvei, a single window of DNA contains:
- a CDS encoding IclR family transcriptional regulator, translated as MTMAVEKPGETPSAVIDRVSLVLDAFEGSGRLTLAEIVRRTGLPRSSAHRLLERLVHLRWLRRDGRDYELGMRLVELGSLALHQDRIHRAAIPLLRDLHRATGLVVHLAVLDGSDVVYLEKIGGQMVAAIPTRIGGRQPAHCTAVGKAILADNQPADIDLTSGRTRFSISNERQLAAELAKVRAHGVAFEREESLVGFGCVAAPIGPAGAAVAAVSVCGPMNRMAFDQRLAAPVRMTAMGIWRNAQDGPGRVAPTLQPIRPLRVGNTAAPRSTATLLPA; from the coding sequence ATGACAATGGCTGTGGAGAAGCCGGGCGAGACGCCCAGCGCCGTCATCGACCGGGTTTCCCTGGTTCTCGATGCTTTCGAGGGATCCGGCCGACTGACGTTGGCCGAGATCGTGCGCCGGACCGGTCTGCCACGATCGTCGGCCCACCGACTCCTCGAGCGCCTGGTTCACCTGCGTTGGCTTCGGCGCGACGGCCGCGACTACGAGTTGGGCATGCGACTCGTCGAATTGGGATCACTGGCGTTGCACCAGGACCGCATCCATCGTGCCGCGATTCCCTTGCTGCGAGATCTGCACCGGGCCACCGGGCTGGTGGTCCATCTGGCTGTCCTGGATGGCTCCGACGTGGTGTATCTGGAGAAAATCGGCGGCCAGATGGTGGCAGCCATCCCCACGCGGATCGGAGGACGCCAGCCAGCACACTGTACGGCGGTCGGCAAGGCGATCCTGGCCGACAACCAACCGGCCGACATCGACCTGACCTCAGGCCGGACGCGATTCTCGATCTCCAACGAACGCCAACTCGCCGCCGAACTGGCGAAAGTCCGCGCCCACGGCGTCGCATTCGAACGCGAAGAATCGTTGGTCGGGTTCGGCTGTGTGGCCGCCCCGATCGGGCCCGCCGGGGCTGCGGTCGCCGCGGTTTCGGTGTGCGGCCCCATGAACCGGATGGCTTTCGACCAGCGACTGGCGGCGCCGGTACGCATGACGGCTATGGGCATCTGGCGCAATGCCCAAGACGGTCCGGGTCGGGTCGCCCCTACCCTGCAGCCCATTCGGCCGTTGCGCGTCGGCAACACCGCCGCCCCTCGCTCCACGGCCACCCTGCTTCCGGCGTGA
- a CDS encoding Dabb family protein, whose amino-acid sequence MVDVDESERGRVLDALRAAAERSGALRALVEPTLPGSRNGGDILVHLRFANEADWEKSDFDEALTDPAISRVNGVTYQGAPIRRSSGTVYRALLLRVPPEVEAETIAAFESELSMMPRYVPTITAWQLSRVEQTIGTSEWTHVFEQEFTDVDGLMGPYLMHPIHWAVVDRWFDPETTDIIVRDRVCHSFCERPSPVLS is encoded by the coding sequence CTGGTCGACGTCGACGAGTCCGAGCGCGGCCGCGTCCTGGACGCCCTGCGTGCCGCGGCCGAACGCAGCGGAGCGTTGCGGGCGTTGGTAGAGCCGACACTGCCGGGTTCACGCAATGGTGGCGACATCCTGGTCCATCTGCGGTTTGCGAACGAAGCTGACTGGGAGAAGAGCGATTTCGACGAGGCGCTGACGGACCCGGCGATCTCGCGCGTCAATGGAGTGACCTACCAGGGAGCTCCGATCCGCCGCAGCAGTGGCACCGTGTACCGCGCACTTCTGCTGCGTGTACCCCCCGAGGTGGAGGCCGAGACCATCGCAGCATTCGAGAGTGAACTGTCGATGATGCCCCGATACGTCCCCACCATCACCGCGTGGCAGCTCAGCAGGGTCGAGCAGACCATCGGCACCAGCGAATGGACCCACGTCTTCGAACAGGAATTCACCGACGTCGACGGACTGATGGGCCCCTACCTCATGCATCCGATCCACTGGGCGGTGGTCGACCGCTGGTTCGATCCCGAGACCACCGACATCATCGTCCGCGACCGGGTATGCCACAGCTTCTGTGAGCGACCCAGCCCCGTGCTCTCCTGA
- a CDS encoding HNH endonuclease signature motif containing protein encodes MSSAATSLDARVSPGERLEVLFDEVAELCGQRNAIDARLVEIVAELERDELCGATGARSIPAVVAWKAGVTPRNAETIVAVARRLEEFPRCVQGMREGRLSLDQVGVIAEKAADGSDAHYAELAASATVSQLRTAVKLEPRPEPEPKPEPQRSFTRIEGDGYTTYKIVLPRVEAAKFEAAHASHRDALVADWKHDHDIDEDTGAAASVQAPPFPTNADAFMSLVEAGWDSGVARRPHGQHTNVIVHANADKPFASLHLGPLLTDEERQYLLCDATCEVWLERHGQPIGVGRTTRTISRRLRRALEHRDRCCVVPGCGATRGLHAHHVRHWEDGGPTELDNLVLVCPYHHRLHHRGGITISGTAHKLVVTDDRGRTLRGGSLARPPTSRPPDVPPYRGPTGERADWWWYQPFQPQPPPTLN; translated from the coding sequence ATGTCTTCGGCAGCAACCTCTTTGGACGCCCGGGTGTCGCCCGGTGAGCGCCTGGAGGTGTTGTTCGACGAGGTGGCCGAGCTGTGCGGTCAACGCAACGCGATCGATGCGCGCTTGGTGGAGATTGTCGCCGAACTGGAACGCGACGAGCTGTGCGGCGCCACCGGCGCCCGCTCGATTCCGGCAGTGGTGGCCTGGAAAGCTGGGGTGACCCCACGCAACGCCGAGACCATCGTCGCCGTCGCGCGTCGGCTCGAGGAGTTCCCCCGCTGCGTGCAAGGGATGCGCGAGGGCCGGCTGTCGCTGGATCAGGTCGGGGTCATCGCCGAGAAAGCCGCCGACGGATCCGATGCGCACTACGCCGAACTCGCGGCCAGCGCGACAGTCAGCCAACTGCGTACCGCGGTCAAGCTCGAACCACGTCCCGAACCCGAACCGAAACCCGAACCGCAGCGGTCGTTCACTCGAATCGAGGGTGACGGGTACACCACCTACAAGATCGTGTTACCACGAGTGGAGGCGGCGAAGTTCGAAGCCGCCCATGCATCGCACCGGGATGCGCTGGTCGCCGACTGGAAACATGACCACGACATCGACGAGGACACCGGTGCGGCGGCCTCGGTTCAGGCCCCGCCGTTCCCGACCAACGCCGACGCGTTCATGAGCCTGGTCGAGGCCGGCTGGGACTCCGGCGTGGCCCGCCGCCCGCACGGGCAGCACACCAACGTCATCGTGCATGCGAATGCCGACAAGCCATTCGCCTCACTGCATCTGGGTCCCCTGCTGACCGATGAGGAGCGCCAATACCTGCTCTGCGATGCAACATGCGAGGTGTGGTTAGAACGGCATGGCCAGCCGATAGGCGTGGGCCGTACGACACGGACCATCAGTCGACGCCTGCGTCGGGCATTGGAGCATCGCGACCGCTGCTGCGTCGTTCCCGGGTGTGGGGCCACCCGCGGCCTACATGCCCATCACGTCCGGCACTGGGAAGACGGCGGTCCCACCGAACTCGACAACCTTGTGCTGGTGTGCCCTTATCATCACCGCCTGCATCACCGGGGCGGCATCACCATCAGCGGTACCGCTCACAAGCTCGTCGTGACCGATGACCGCGGCCGCACACTGCGCGGCGGATCACTGGCCCGCCCGCCAACTTCGCGGCCACCCGACGTCCCGCCCTACCGCGGACCGACCGGGGAACGCGCAGACTGGTGGTGGTACCAACCCTTCCAACCACAACCGCCGCCCACTCTGAACTAG
- a CDS encoding NADH:flavin oxidoreductase, whose product MTDPFSPAQLGPVTLRNRVIKAATSEGRSPDGLVTDDLIDFHRSFAEGGVGMTTVAYCCVSPQGASAPGQIVMDSKALPGLHRLADVVHGAGAAISAQLGHAGVVAQKKLTGVTAVAPSRFVNPTSFAYCREITRAEIARVIDQFGDAAQVAVDAGFDAVELHFGHLYLPSSFLSPLINRRKDEYGGDIDNRSRFVREIATRVREVVGDQIAVIAKLDMDDGLPGSIWIDEALRTAQLLDADANLDAIELTQGSSVYKPMYLFRGDVPVKEFAKVMPPALRPAVRLVGKQTMGVYPYRDLYMLEAARQFVPIMRNTKLILLGGITDREHLETGMREGFDFLAMGRALLREPDRVRTMIAEPASHSRCNHNNKCMVTVFSRTHCVLDPEQRYGAVLGTEQVT is encoded by the coding sequence ATGACCGATCCGTTCAGCCCGGCTCAACTGGGTCCAGTGACGCTGCGTAACCGCGTGATCAAAGCAGCCACGTCGGAAGGCCGCTCACCCGACGGACTGGTAACCGACGACCTCATCGACTTCCATCGCAGCTTCGCCGAGGGCGGGGTCGGCATGACGACGGTCGCCTACTGCTGTGTGTCTCCCCAAGGTGCGAGCGCGCCTGGCCAGATCGTCATGGACAGTAAGGCGCTGCCAGGCCTGCACCGGCTCGCCGACGTGGTGCACGGTGCGGGAGCGGCCATCTCAGCGCAACTCGGACACGCCGGGGTAGTGGCGCAGAAGAAGCTGACCGGCGTCACCGCCGTGGCGCCGAGCCGATTCGTCAACCCGACCTCCTTCGCCTATTGCCGCGAGATCACGCGGGCGGAGATCGCGAGGGTGATCGATCAGTTCGGCGACGCCGCCCAGGTGGCGGTCGATGCTGGATTCGACGCCGTGGAACTGCACTTCGGACATCTATATCTGCCCAGCTCGTTTCTGAGTCCGCTGATCAACCGTCGCAAAGACGAGTACGGCGGCGATATCGACAACCGATCGCGGTTCGTGCGGGAGATCGCAACGCGGGTGCGCGAGGTGGTGGGTGATCAGATCGCGGTGATCGCCAAGCTGGACATGGACGACGGTCTCCCGGGCAGCATCTGGATCGACGAGGCGCTGCGGACCGCCCAACTCCTCGACGCCGACGCCAACCTCGACGCGATCGAACTCACTCAGGGTTCATCGGTCTACAAACCCATGTACCTGTTCCGTGGTGACGTCCCCGTCAAGGAATTTGCGAAGGTGATGCCGCCGGCGTTGCGGCCGGCCGTCCGGCTGGTCGGCAAGCAGACGATGGGCGTCTACCCGTATCGGGACCTCTACATGTTGGAGGCCGCAAGGCAGTTCGTGCCGATCATGCGCAATACCAAACTGATCCTGCTGGGCGGCATCACCGATCGCGAACACCTCGAGACGGGCATGCGAGAGGGATTCGATTTCCTGGCCATGGGGCGGGCCTTGCTGCGTGAACCGGACCGGGTCAGGACCATGATCGCCGAACCGGCCTCACACAGCCGCTGCAACCACAACAACAAGTGCATGGTGACGGTGTTCAGCCGCACCCACTGTGTGCTCGATCCCGAGCAGCGCTACGGAGCCGTGCTAGGGACCGAGCAGGTCACCTAG
- a CDS encoding alpha/beta hydrolase yields the protein MTLDSQIAGLIEALDSGFPPVHTMTGAQARAEIRARFVANPQPEPVASVVDHRVPIDNGSIDVRVYRPDAAGPLPLLVYAHGGGFVFCDLDSHDGLCRNLANLIPAVVVSVAYRLAPEHRWPTAAEDFYAAICWAAEHALEFGADPARIAVGGDSAGGNLAAVTTLIARDRGGPDLAAQLLLYPVIAADFDTDSYRLFGRGFYNPRPALQWYWDQYVPQFGDRQSPYASPLHGDLGGLPPAVVVLAGHDPLRDEGIAYADALEAAGVPITRCAFDGGIHGFMTMPMLDIAHQARRQAAHALGDLLGP from the coding sequence GTGACCCTCGACTCTCAGATCGCGGGTTTGATCGAGGCGCTCGATTCAGGTTTTCCGCCGGTACACACGATGACGGGCGCACAAGCCCGCGCCGAGATCCGTGCGCGCTTCGTCGCGAACCCTCAGCCCGAGCCGGTGGCCTCCGTTGTCGACCACCGGGTGCCGATCGACAACGGGTCCATCGACGTCCGGGTGTACCGTCCCGACGCAGCCGGACCGCTGCCCCTACTGGTGTACGCCCACGGCGGCGGATTCGTATTCTGCGATCTCGACAGCCACGACGGGTTGTGCCGCAACCTGGCCAACCTCATTCCGGCCGTGGTGGTTTCGGTCGCATACCGATTGGCTCCCGAGCACCGGTGGCCGACCGCAGCCGAAGACTTCTACGCCGCGATCTGCTGGGCAGCCGAACATGCCCTCGAGTTCGGCGCCGACCCGGCCCGCATCGCGGTAGGCGGCGACAGCGCAGGCGGCAACCTCGCCGCGGTGACCACGCTGATAGCCCGGGACCGCGGTGGCCCGGACCTTGCGGCACAACTCCTGCTGTACCCGGTGATCGCCGCAGATTTCGATACCGACTCCTACCGACTGTTCGGCCGGGGCTTCTACAATCCGCGCCCGGCACTGCAGTGGTACTGGGACCAGTACGTCCCCCAGTTCGGAGACCGGCAAAGCCCTTACGCCTCACCGTTACACGGCGACCTCGGTGGTTTACCGCCGGCCGTCGTGGTTCTCGCCGGCCACGATCCCCTGCGCGACGAGGGCATCGCCTATGCCGACGCCCTGGAGGCGGCAGGAGTGCCAATTACCCGGTGCGCCTTCGACGGTGGCATTCACGGTTTCATGACGATGCCGATGCTCGACATCGCTCACCAGGCGAGGCGACAGGCCGCCCACGCCCTAGGTGACCTGCTCGGTCCCTAG